The DNA sequence AGATTCAATATCCGTTTCAATATATCCAACCATTGATACAATATTATTCATGAAAAAACAATTTCAAAACTGGACGCTCTTTTTTGTTGCAGGAATCATTGCAGTAATTGCCGCGTTGATTGCTTCTGTTATTTTAATGACAGGAGTTTCTGCCGCTGATGGATTGTTCGGCATGTATTTACTATTCAGTCTGGTTCCTGTATTAGTGGTGATTATCATTGATAGAATCCTGGTATGGAAATTCGGAAATAAAAACGTCAATAAAGTTCAGTTTTCGATACTGTTGTTGATTGTCTTATTATGGATGGTAAGATTTGTGGTTAATTTGGTTATATAAATTATTCCTATGAGAAAATTGTTGCTATTCTGTATTATTATGCTCTCTGGTGTTTATTCCGCACAGCCTTTTATCCTAAAATCTACAGGAGAAGCAAAAGAGTTCAGGCTAACTCTTTATTACGGCGCTCAGGGAAAGGGAGCTTTTGTGCAATATTCCGGAAAGAAAGAAATCATTCCTTTACAGGTTAAAAGCTTTAGAGTTGATACGGATGGGAGAAGTGACGGCCAACCGGATATCGAGTATTACAACTGGAATGAAATGATAGGAGGGAAAATAAACGGAGTATACGAGTTTGAAATCATGCAGCATCAGGCTTCAAACATTACTTATACAAGAGCAAAAGACAATAGAAAGTTTACGCTGGAAATGGTAGAGGATGAAAAATACGACGGAAGTGGAAAATATTTCCTGCATGGGGCTTTACTTGCGTTTAATCATTTTTATAATAATCATTTCACTATTACTTATCCTGACGGAAAAAAGACAGCAACCGAACTTCCGGCTCCTGATAAACCTTCTTTTGTAAGACAGAGCATTATCGATGATTATAACTTCGATGGTTATGATGATATTGCATTCTCTGTTCCAGATGAAGGAATGGGTGTTTACAGGATGTTTGATATTTATTTATACAATCCGGGAAGCAAACGTTT is a window from the Chryseobacterium indologenes genome containing:
- a CDS encoding XAC2610-related protein, translated to MRKLLLFCIIMLSGVYSAQPFILKSTGEAKEFRLTLYYGAQGKGAFVQYSGKKEIIPLQVKSFRVDTDGRSDGQPDIEYYNWNEMIGGKINGVYEFEIMQHQASNITYTRAKDNRKFTLEMVEDEKYDGSGKYFLHGALLAFNHFYNNHFTITYPDGKKTATELPAPDKPSFVRQSIIDDYNFDGYDDIAFSVPDEGMGVYRMFDIYLYNPGSKRFEKLKEPDYSRSSCSCLCDVTVEKSKKLLKTGCRGGARWHQDVYRFSKNGTLEWVATKEQREE